One Desulfomicrobium apsheronum genomic region harbors:
- a CDS encoding class I SAM-dependent methyltransferase, translating into MTEISEPHGQLTVTAAGRSWTLERPADLESLWQSMDEDDPEAEEHIPYWVELWPATLALCGWLARQELAGRRCLDLGCGLGLSALVAANLGARVVGMDYEQGALHFAARNARINSVPSPLWVRMDWNKPGLAPACFDRIWGGDIFYEQRFFEPLENLLLCSLAPGGKVWFGDPERTVSSTVWSRFSRRGWRVRNQSREVVPFDQARMTVNVWELSRPLAI; encoded by the coding sequence ATGACTGAAATTTCCGAGCCCCACGGACAGCTCACGGTGACCGCCGCCGGCAGGTCCTGGACCCTGGAGCGCCCGGCGGACCTTGAATCCCTCTGGCAATCCATGGACGAGGACGACCCGGAGGCCGAAGAGCACATCCCCTACTGGGTGGAACTCTGGCCCGCCACCCTGGCCCTTTGCGGCTGGCTGGCCCGGCAGGAACTGGCCGGACGCAGGTGCCTGGATCTGGGCTGTGGCCTTGGTTTGTCCGCCCTTGTGGCCGCAAACCTCGGCGCGCGGGTTGTCGGGATGGATTACGAGCAAGGCGCCCTGCACTTCGCGGCCAGAAACGCCCGCATCAATTCCGTCCCTTCGCCGCTTTGGGTGCGCATGGACTGGAACAAACCAGGCCTTGCGCCGGCATGCTTCGACCGCATCTGGGGCGGCGACATTTTTTACGAGCAGCGGTTTTTCGAACCCTTGGAAAATCTTTTGCTGTGCAGCCTGGCTCCGGGCGGCAAGGTCTGGTTCGGCGATCCCGAACGGACCGTGTCGAGCACGGTGTGGTCCAGGTTTTCCCGCCGGGGCTGGCGGGTCAGGAATCAGAGCCGGGAAGTGGTCCCCTTTGACCAGGCTCGCATGACGGTCAACGTGTGGGAACTCTCTCGCCCTTTAGCGATTTAA
- a CDS encoding ABC transporter ATP-binding protein, translating into MSASTAAVSLRGITKVFGAVRANNDISLDIHAGRIKALLGENGAGKSTLMSILAGHYLPDSGRILIDGHESALRSTKDAIRAGIGMVYQHFMLVEAMTVAENVFLGQEPGFFLSPREMREQVRTLAQGFGLDIDPAARVADLSMGEKQRVEILKLLQRKSRILIFDEPTAVLTPQEAQQLFTALRSMAAQGKAIVYISHKLGEVMALADEIAILRRGEVVDELPAGDVHSPADLARRMVGREVLLEVHREPMELRQNVLRMQDVGTETLRDVSLSLRQGEILAVVGVAGNGQKDLVEVVCGLKEPRKGEVNVLGKSWQAFFSEPAWQGGLSYIPEDRMGLAVCRGMDLVDNFLLTTRQGYCSSVWLQRDKAKAVAQELVRQFKVSPPDVHCQARQLSGGNLQKMVLAREFHRRPRLIVAEQPTQGLDVSAIEEVWATLLAAREEAGILLVTGDLSEALALADRVAVMYGGAIVDTFPADDRQRVDRIGQMMAGMKPGDDD; encoded by the coding sequence GTGTCAGCTTCCACGGCCGCGGTCAGTCTGCGCGGCATCACCAAGGTCTTCGGCGCGGTCCGGGCCAACAACGACATCAGTCTGGACATCCACGCAGGCCGGATAAAAGCCCTGCTTGGCGAAAACGGGGCGGGCAAGAGCACGCTCATGTCCATCCTGGCCGGGCATTACCTGCCCGACAGCGGCCGGATACTGATCGACGGCCACGAAAGCGCGCTGCGATCGACCAAGGACGCCATCAGAGCCGGAATCGGCATGGTCTATCAGCACTTCATGCTGGTGGAGGCCATGACCGTGGCCGAGAACGTCTTCCTGGGCCAGGAGCCGGGCTTCTTTCTCTCTCCCCGTGAAATGCGCGAGCAGGTCCGAACGCTGGCGCAAGGTTTTGGCTTGGACATCGACCCGGCCGCACGCGTGGCGGACCTGTCCATGGGCGAAAAGCAACGGGTTGAAATCCTGAAGCTCCTGCAACGCAAAAGCCGTATCCTCATCTTCGACGAACCAACGGCGGTGCTCACGCCCCAGGAGGCGCAGCAGCTCTTCACGGCCCTGCGCAGCATGGCGGCTCAGGGCAAGGCCATCGTCTACATCTCCCACAAGCTGGGCGAAGTCATGGCCTTGGCCGACGAGATCGCCATCCTGCGCCGGGGCGAAGTGGTGGACGAGCTTCCGGCCGGCGACGTGCATTCCCCGGCCGACCTGGCCCGGCGCATGGTCGGGCGGGAAGTGCTGCTGGAAGTGCACCGCGAACCCATGGAGCTGCGGCAGAACGTGCTGCGCATGCAGGATGTCGGCACCGAAACCTTGAGGGACGTTTCCCTCAGCCTGAGACAGGGCGAAATCCTGGCCGTGGTCGGCGTGGCCGGCAATGGCCAGAAGGATCTGGTCGAAGTCGTGTGCGGCCTGAAGGAGCCCCGCAAGGGCGAGGTCAACGTGCTCGGCAAGAGCTGGCAGGCCTTCTTCTCCGAACCTGCCTGGCAGGGGGGGCTGAGCTACATACCCGAAGATCGCATGGGCCTGGCCGTATGCCGGGGCATGGACCTGGTCGATAATTTCCTGCTGACCACCCGCCAGGGCTACTGTTCTTCGGTCTGGCTGCAGCGCGACAAGGCCAAGGCAGTGGCCCAGGAGCTGGTCCGTCAATTCAAGGTCTCCCCACCCGATGTGCACTGCCAGGCCAGACAGCTTTCGGGCGGGAATCTGCAGAAAATGGTCCTGGCGCGGGAATTTCATCGCAGGCCACGTCTCATCGTCGCGGAGCAGCCCACCCAGGGCCTTGACGTCTCGGCCATCGAGGAAGTCTGGGCCACTCTGCTCGCGGCCCGCGAAGAGGCCGGAATACTGCTCGTCACCGGGGACCTGTCCGAGGCCCTGGCGCTGGCTGATCGCGTCGCGGTCATGTATGGAGGAGCCATCGTGGACACCTTCCCGGCGGACGACCGGCAGCGCGTTGACCGCATCGGACAGATGATGGCAGGCATGAAGCCCGGCGATGATGACTGA
- a CDS encoding tetratricopeptide repeat protein, translated as MRTRPLASLIWLLVPAILGLIPLHAAHGAVLTWNKLPNGEELVFKFDSVLPIAEPRQRGLAQVQISIPWSFWQSERKPTIPDFSSSKLVQEVLISPDGVFIQTRSSDFILSSSSDSKRKELSIELYPPAPPESEKPEPASPTPKGGGNATDTNASAETSPPQDQALTEEDTAQDAGPEAQAASNSSAEASPENATGVNQEDLLAEDSSLSGLASVRSKIVRPGQDPPDPMAQEPPQSVVRRPIDRAATPPGQTPQTSSADEAKTDAGASEQLPPASLPSNTTAPGQNATQPLVTGPDTPEVNQTGELPDTVQSDITPPEPAPATTTQKPGNENADMAQSPTPSAIIAPETILEPEPTDSQTNQTVNASDISGSAEDNSTAELEELYKTAQTALIVGDLATARTAVTNMIEHPKISETLYEELLYTLADITMKEGLADLEGNFASILEAYETAKNSNLNSRNVPEAISRIGYLHLFVGNVPEAKGYFDFLRRKYPDDRRVAMIDYYWGEHYLRLKEYSRAAEHFQYAIQNFPMSLAVQPSTVGLLRAFTGLGYFEKALQVVDNIEKRWPSYYLSDPSFLMSAGYAAMLSGNPARAKDYFWAYANIVPDAPDVDVAMARIGDILLKENNPEAAREIYHRTSEAYPAREGGLIAKMRLAEEGVLDQPSIADMNPVFSRPESNPEQIYNSILEHADSPLAPVARLKLAMWHLWNKKYDASLEEIRRFQDEHPEHELLPKAREVADTALRDWLTNDLELEDFNGAVLHWGAHENMYQDRDVDPRIRLIVATALMQTGRSQEALDMARPFVFGSAPRGEFSEPGLEVTLAMQVELQKWRDILELSKKVESWNLGQERQRQVDYATALAHEKLEQSASAGPLWTKLATDMGLTDTQRGYAHYFLGRDALGAGRLEQATILGQEALTLLQKEKSDIPKLKETLELLIQAAEKSGRAQDALAWTLEYDGYVDENDADWPAHTYRKALLFKKNSETDKWRENLNRLKELFPNSLHGRMAAAELEGTRIEREVRKFR; from the coding sequence GTGCGCACACGCCCCCTTGCCAGCCTGATCTGGCTCCTCGTCCCGGCCATTCTGGGCCTGATACCATTGCACGCCGCCCATGGCGCGGTTTTGACGTGGAACAAGCTGCCAAATGGCGAAGAACTTGTCTTCAAGTTCGACAGTGTCCTGCCCATTGCGGAGCCAAGGCAGCGTGGCCTGGCTCAGGTTCAGATCTCCATCCCGTGGAGTTTCTGGCAAAGTGAACGCAAACCGACAATCCCCGATTTCTCTTCCTCCAAGCTTGTCCAAGAGGTCCTGATCAGCCCGGACGGCGTCTTCATTCAAACGCGGTCGAGCGACTTCATTTTATCCTCTTCCTCGGATTCCAAACGCAAGGAACTCTCCATCGAGCTGTATCCTCCCGCGCCCCCCGAGTCCGAAAAACCTGAACCAGCCTCGCCCACGCCCAAAGGCGGGGGCAACGCCACCGATACCAACGCCAGCGCGGAGACTTCCCCGCCCCAGGATCAAGCCCTGACCGAGGAAGACACAGCTCAAGACGCAGGTCCCGAAGCGCAGGCAGCATCGAACTCGTCAGCGGAGGCAAGCCCGGAAAATGCCACCGGCGTCAATCAGGAAGATTTGCTCGCGGAAGATTCGTCACTTTCGGGGCTGGCCTCCGTGCGCAGCAAAATAGTGCGTCCTGGTCAGGATCCGCCGGATCCGATGGCGCAGGAGCCTCCGCAGTCCGTAGTCCGCCGCCCCATCGATCGCGCCGCGACGCCTCCCGGCCAAACCCCGCAAACGTCTTCCGCTGACGAGGCGAAGACGGACGCAGGCGCTTCGGAACAACTCCCGCCTGCGTCCCTGCCTTCCAACACAACGGCACCCGGGCAAAACGCGACGCAGCCCCTGGTCACGGGTCCGGACACGCCGGAGGTCAATCAAACTGGCGAACTCCCGGACACGGTCCAGTCCGACATCACGCCTCCGGAACCTGCCCCCGCCACGACCACCCAAAAACCCGGCAACGAGAATGCCGATATGGCGCAATCGCCCACACCGTCCGCCATCATTGCGCCCGAAACAATACTCGAGCCGGAGCCCACGGATTCCCAGACAAACCAGACCGTGAACGCATCGGACATCTCCGGCAGCGCCGAGGACAACAGCACGGCCGAGCTTGAGGAATTGTACAAAACCGCTCAAACCGCCTTGATCGTAGGCGACCTGGCTACGGCGCGCACAGCGGTGACAAACATGATCGAGCACCCCAAAATTTCCGAAACGCTGTACGAAGAATTGCTCTACACCTTGGCCGACATCACCATGAAGGAAGGGCTTGCGGACCTTGAGGGCAATTTCGCCTCGATCCTGGAAGCCTACGAGACCGCCAAGAACTCGAACCTTAATTCACGCAATGTGCCCGAGGCCATCTCTCGCATCGGATACCTTCACCTCTTCGTGGGCAACGTGCCCGAAGCCAAAGGCTACTTCGACTTCCTGCGCAGGAAATACCCGGACGATCGCCGGGTGGCCATGATCGACTATTACTGGGGCGAACACTACCTACGGCTCAAGGAATACAGCCGGGCCGCCGAGCACTTCCAATACGCGATCCAGAACTTTCCCATGAGCCTGGCCGTGCAGCCGAGCACGGTCGGACTGCTCAGGGCATTCACGGGGCTGGGATATTTCGAAAAAGCCCTTCAAGTAGTGGACAACATTGAAAAACGTTGGCCAAGCTATTACCTGAGCGACCCGTCCTTTCTGATGTCCGCCGGGTATGCCGCCATGCTCAGCGGCAATCCGGCCCGGGCCAAGGACTATTTCTGGGCCTATGCCAACATCGTCCCGGACGCCCCGGATGTGGACGTGGCCATGGCCCGTATCGGCGACATCCTCCTCAAGGAAAACAATCCCGAAGCGGCCCGCGAGATATATCACCGCACTTCCGAGGCCTACCCGGCCAGGGAAGGCGGCCTCATCGCCAAGATGCGCCTGGCCGAGGAAGGCGTTCTCGACCAGCCGAGCATCGCGGACATGAATCCCGTATTCAGCCGCCCCGAATCGAATCCCGAGCAGATCTACAACAGCATCCTGGAACATGCGGACAGCCCGCTGGCTCCCGTGGCACGGCTCAAGCTGGCCATGTGGCACCTCTGGAACAAGAAGTATGACGCGAGCCTGGAGGAAATCCGTCGGTTTCAGGACGAGCATCCGGAGCACGAACTGCTGCCCAAGGCTCGGGAAGTGGCGGACACGGCGCTTCGGGACTGGCTCACCAACGATCTTGAGCTTGAGGATTTCAATGGTGCGGTGCTGCACTGGGGCGCGCACGAAAACATGTATCAGGACCGCGACGTGGACCCTCGAATCAGGCTGATCGTGGCCACGGCCCTCATGCAGACCGGCCGCTCCCAGGAAGCTCTGGACATGGCCAGGCCGTTCGTTTTCGGCTCCGCCCCCAGGGGAGAATTTTCCGAGCCCGGCCTGGAGGTGACCCTGGCCATGCAGGTGGAGCTGCAAAAATGGCGGGACATCCTGGAACTGTCCAAAAAGGTCGAATCCTGGAATCTGGGACAGGAGCGGCAGCGACAGGTGGATTACGCGACGGCCCTGGCCCATGAAAAACTGGAGCAGTCCGCCAGTGCCGGACCGCTGTGGACCAAGCTGGCCACCGACATGGGCCTGACCGACACGCAGCGTGGTTACGCCCACTATTTCCTGGGCCGGGACGCGCTGGGCGCAGGACGGCTTGAACAGGCCACCATCCTTGGACAGGAAGCCCTGACGCTGCTGCAGAAGGAGAAAAGCGACATCCCGAAGCTCAAGGAAACCTTGGAACTCCTGATCCAGGCCGCCGAGAAAAGCGGCCGCGCCCAGGACGCGCTGGCCTGGACCCTGGAGTACGACGGCTATGTTGACGAGAATGACGCGGACTGGCCCGCGCACACCTATCGCAAGGCCCTGCTCTTCAAGAAGAACTCGGAAACGGACAAATGGCGGGAAAACTTGAACCGCCTCAAGGAACTCTTCCCAAACTCCCTGCATGGTCGTATGGCTGCCGCAGAACTCGAAGGGACACGGATCGAAAGGGAAGTACGAAAATTTCGCTAG
- a CDS encoding sigma-54 interaction domain-containing protein, whose amino-acid sequence MSFDTCGIIGKSSALQEVFRILAKVAPSDSTVLVTGESGTGKELLVRALHRNSGRADKPFVPINCGAIPRELLESELFGHEKGAFTHAIRTKIGRFEMANGGTVFLDEIGEMDLSLQVKILRVLQEREFERVGGGKTIKADVRVVAATNRDLEEEVRKGTFREDLFYRLNVIPITLPPLRERGGDVLVLAHHFLKHFCVNRRNCVLEMAEDAREILARYSWPGNVRELENFMERMSILCDADHIGIVDLPDKILRETGVEVPKRPMPTMDAGFRWPELQDLRDQQLGLKEFLDQVEERLLSEALGEVDGVKNKAAEVLGIKRTTLIEKLKKKNML is encoded by the coding sequence ATGTCATTTGATACGTGTGGAATAATTGGAAAGAGTTCCGCCTTGCAAGAGGTATTTCGGATCCTCGCCAAAGTGGCCCCTTCGGACAGCACGGTCCTGGTCACGGGAGAATCCGGAACCGGCAAGGAACTCCTTGTGCGCGCCCTGCATCGCAACAGCGGCCGGGCGGACAAGCCCTTCGTGCCCATCAACTGCGGGGCCATCCCGCGCGAGTTGCTGGAATCGGAACTCTTCGGGCATGAAAAAGGCGCTTTCACGCATGCCATCCGGACCAAAATAGGCCGCTTCGAAATGGCGAATGGCGGCACGGTGTTCCTGGATGAAATCGGAGAGATGGATCTCTCCCTGCAGGTCAAGATCCTGCGCGTTCTGCAGGAGCGGGAGTTCGAGCGGGTCGGAGGCGGCAAGACCATCAAGGCCGACGTGCGCGTGGTCGCGGCGACCAACCGTGATCTGGAAGAGGAAGTCCGCAAGGGCACCTTCCGCGAAGATCTCTTCTACCGCCTGAACGTCATCCCCATCACCCTGCCCCCCCTGCGCGAACGCGGCGGGGACGTGCTGGTCCTGGCGCACCATTTCCTGAAGCACTTCTGCGTGAATCGCCGTAACTGCGTTCTCGAAATGGCCGAGGACGCACGAGAGATCCTGGCCCGTTATTCCTGGCCCGGCAACGTGCGCGAGCTGGAAAATTTCATGGAACGCATGTCCATCTTGTGTGATGCCGACCACATCGGAATCGTTGACCTGCCCGACAAAATCCTGCGTGAAACCGGCGTCGAGGTGCCAAAGCGCCCCATGCCGACGATGGATGCGGGCTTCCGCTGGCCCGAACTCCAAGACTTGCGGGACCAGCAGCTGGGCCTGAAGGAATTCCTGGACCAGGTCGAAGAGCGGCTCTTGAGCGAAGCACTGGGGGAAGTTGACGGAGTCAAGAACAAGGCCGCCGAAGTTTTGGGCATCAAGCGGACCACGCTTATTGAGAAGCTCAAAAAAAAGAACATGTTGTAA
- the amrB gene encoding AmmeMemoRadiSam system protein B — translation MSFDREPVVAGQFYAGRQDQWLATVQACMRGEKENEKTTKLAMVPHAGHVFSGGVAGQTLARAKLTDTVILLGPNHTGMGAPMAVWPDGKWLLPGAAMDVDAELAAALLAAEPALTADRVAHLQEHSLEVILPFLWAKNPEMRIIPIAVGDPRPHKLGGAATKIAEVLAKLGREVSVVVSSDMNHFASDEKTRVIDRHALDRILALDPMGFYGKVREENISMCGVLPMTLGMHLANIQGAKKAELVAYATSADVNGDVSRVVGYAGIIIE, via the coding sequence ATGAGTTTTGATCGCGAGCCCGTTGTCGCGGGCCAGTTTTATGCCGGACGTCAGGACCAGTGGCTGGCAACCGTGCAGGCGTGCATGCGCGGTGAAAAAGAGAATGAGAAAACCACCAAACTGGCCATGGTCCCCCATGCCGGACACGTCTTTTCAGGCGGCGTCGCGGGGCAGACCCTGGCCCGGGCCAAATTGACGGATACAGTGATCCTGCTTGGCCCCAACCACACCGGCATGGGCGCGCCCATGGCCGTATGGCCGGACGGCAAATGGCTGCTGCCCGGCGCCGCCATGGACGTTGACGCCGAACTGGCCGCCGCACTTCTGGCGGCGGAACCGGCCTTGACCGCCGACCGCGTGGCCCATCTTCAGGAGCACTCCCTCGAAGTCATCCTGCCCTTTCTATGGGCCAAGAACCCGGAAATGCGCATCATCCCCATCGCAGTGGGCGACCCCAGGCCGCACAAGCTCGGTGGCGCGGCGACCAAGATCGCCGAAGTGCTCGCGAAGCTCGGCCGGGAAGTATCCGTCGTGGTCAGCTCGGACATGAACCACTTCGCGTCCGACGAAAAAACCCGCGTCATCGACCGGCACGCGCTGGACCGCATCCTGGCCCTGGACCCCATGGGTTTTTACGGCAAGGTGCGGGAGGAGAACATCTCCATGTGCGGCGTGCTGCCCATGACCCTCGGCATGCACCTGGCCAACATCCAGGGCGCGAAAAAAGCGGAGCTGGTGGCCTACGCCACATCGGCGGACGTGAACGGAGACGTGTCCAGAGTGGTGGGCTACGCAGGGATCATCATCGAGTAG
- the sfsA gene encoding DNA/RNA nuclease SfsA, translated as MHHLLKFPPRSRSAVFVAREKRFLVHVLLDGRPVTVHTNNSGSMLGLLRPGMEVFISPAESPKRKLPYTLELVRPCGDWIGVNTSTPNRLLKRAWETAAMPELRGYPEFTPEAVHGDSRLDARLSGPSGEFWIEAKNVTMVEDGVACFPDAVTERGQKHLLELMNLAQSGVRVGVFLAVQRPDGGCFGPADFIDPRFAELFWMAVGKGVEFLPHVVHASPEGIALGARLPLVSRNSTQSG; from the coding sequence ATGCATCATCTCTTGAAATTTCCCCCCCGAAGCCGTAGCGCCGTCTTTGTCGCTCGCGAGAAACGTTTTCTGGTTCACGTGCTCCTGGACGGCCGACCGGTGACTGTGCACACCAACAATTCCGGATCCATGCTCGGCCTGTTGCGTCCCGGCATGGAGGTGTTCATTTCCCCTGCCGAGTCCCCGAAGCGAAAGCTGCCCTACACCCTTGAGCTGGTCCGGCCATGCGGCGATTGGATCGGGGTCAATACGTCAACTCCCAACCGGCTGCTCAAAAGGGCCTGGGAGACGGCGGCCATGCCGGAGCTTCGCGGTTATCCAGAGTTCACACCCGAGGCGGTGCACGGGGATTCCCGCCTCGACGCCAGGCTGTCCGGGCCATCCGGAGAATTCTGGATCGAGGCCAAGAACGTGACCATGGTCGAGGATGGGGTGGCCTGCTTTCCGGACGCGGTCACGGAGCGCGGGCAGAAGCATCTGCTCGAACTCATGAATCTGGCCCAGAGCGGCGTGCGGGTGGGCGTCTTTCTGGCGGTACAGCGTCCCGACGGCGGATGCTTCGGACCGGCGGATTTCATAGATCCGCGCTTTGCCGAGCTTTTTTGGATGGCCGTGGGCAAGGGCGTGGAGTTTTTGCCCCACGTCGTGCACGCAAGCCCTGAGGGCATCGCCCTTGGAGCCCGCTTGCCGCTTGTTTCCCGAAATTCAACCCAATCTGGATAA
- the folE2 gene encoding GTP cyclohydrolase FolE2 — MRDVQSGPADVALRIDRVGVKNLSIPLTVRDRAKGRLHTVARVDLSVDLPAEFKGTHMSRFLEALRDMDTTLDADSCKNLLLDLRDRLHAESSHLCFLFTYFMEQRAPVTGSPALMDYSCFLRGVLRDGEVSLMLGVEVPVMTVCPCSKAISREGAHSQRAMVRIEAQCLGMLWLEDLIAIAQESGSSPVYALLKREDEKYVTEAAFAAPTFVEDVVRGAAARLAAHPKVNGFRVEVESFESIHNHSAYACIDQMDEDTDAGHAGLDGSPARVR, encoded by the coding sequence ATGCGCGACGTACAGAGCGGCCCGGCGGATGTGGCCCTGCGCATCGACCGCGTGGGGGTCAAGAACCTGTCCATTCCCCTGACGGTGCGCGACCGGGCCAAGGGACGCCTGCACACCGTGGCGCGCGTGGACCTCAGCGTGGATCTACCTGCGGAATTCAAGGGCACGCACATGAGCAGGTTCCTTGAAGCCCTGCGTGACATGGACACGACCCTGGATGCGGACAGCTGTAAGAATCTGCTGCTGGATCTGCGCGATCGCCTGCACGCCGAAAGCTCGCACCTGTGCTTTCTTTTCACCTACTTCATGGAACAGCGCGCCCCGGTCACGGGCAGCCCGGCACTCATGGATTATTCCTGCTTTCTGCGCGGGGTGCTGCGCGACGGCGAGGTCAGCCTGATGCTCGGCGTGGAAGTGCCGGTCATGACCGTGTGCCCCTGTTCCAAGGCGATCTCCCGCGAAGGCGCTCACAGCCAGCGGGCCATGGTCCGCATAGAGGCGCAGTGCCTGGGCATGCTCTGGCTTGAGGATCTCATCGCCATCGCGCAGGAATCCGGATCCTCGCCGGTTTACGCCCTTTTGAAACGCGAGGACGAGAAATACGTGACCGAAGCGGCCTTCGCCGCCCCGACCTTCGTGGAAGATGTGGTGCGCGGCGCGGCGGCGCGACTGGCCGCACATCCCAAGGTAAACGGATTTCGGGTCGAGGTGGAATCCTTTGAATCCATCCACAACCACAGCGCCTATGCCTGCATCGACCAGATGGACGAAGACACCGACGCAGGCCACGCAGGCCTTGACGGAAGTCCCGCCCGCGTTAGATAG
- the hslO gene encoding Hsp33 family molecular chaperone HslO, whose protein sequence is MNDQLVRVISDEANVRAMACLTTATVREACSRHATLPTASVALGRAMTGAVLLGALLKGRQRVALKFEGNGPLGKIVVEADPMCLVHGYVGNPAVDLPLKDGRFDIPGALGRAGLLTVTKDLRLKAPYQGVVNLVSSEIAEDIAYYLTDSEQTPSAMGLTTIPDDRGGIAVAGGFLIQSLPPANEEALDALMQRIKALPPLAKMLLEGATPKEVLDRIFGDIPFEILGHQDVAFHCGCSRDRIEQALITLGVEEIKSLAEQGEDTVITCEFCREPYAFTSDDLRRLAEERH, encoded by the coding sequence ATGAACGATCAGCTTGTCCGCGTCATCTCCGATGAGGCCAATGTGCGCGCCATGGCCTGCCTGACCACCGCCACAGTGCGCGAGGCCTGTTCTCGGCACGCCACTCTCCCGACCGCTTCCGTGGCTCTGGGCCGCGCCATGACCGGGGCCGTGCTTCTGGGCGCGCTCCTCAAAGGGCGGCAGCGCGTGGCCCTTAAATTCGAGGGCAACGGTCCGCTGGGCAAGATCGTGGTCGAGGCCGATCCCATGTGCCTCGTGCATGGCTACGTGGGCAACCCGGCGGTGGATCTGCCGCTCAAGGACGGGCGCTTCGACATCCCCGGAGCCCTGGGCCGGGCGGGCCTTTTGACCGTTACCAAGGACTTGCGGCTCAAGGCCCCCTACCAGGGCGTCGTCAATCTCGTGTCGAGCGAAATCGCCGAAGACATCGCCTACTATCTGACGGATTCGGAACAGACGCCCTCGGCCATGGGCCTGACCACAATCCCCGACGATCGCGGCGGAATCGCCGTGGCCGGGGGATTTCTGATTCAGTCCCTGCCTCCGGCCAACGAGGAGGCCCTGGATGCCCTGATGCAGCGGATAAAGGCCCTTCCGCCCCTGGCCAAGATGCTTTTGGAAGGCGCGACCCCCAAAGAGGTGCTGGACAGGATTTTTGGGGATATTCCCTTTGAAATTCTCGGGCATCAGGACGTGGCCTTCCATTGCGGCTGTTCCCGCGACCGCATCGAACAGGCGCTTATCACCCTTGGTGTGGAAGAAATCAAAAGCCTCGCCGAGCAGGGCGAAGACACCGTCATCACCTGTGAATTCTGCCGGGAACCATACGCATTTACCTCGGACGACCTGCGCCGTCTGGCCGAGGAGCGGCATTAG
- a CDS encoding flagellar basal body rod C-terminal domain-containing protein — translation MMENVQALQAISFSQQVAADNVANMNTNGFRSSRVEFETGPNGQGVQVQDVYENTAAGPLVPGGEYVETDEGLRYEELLVEGSNTDLATEMVQMIENEHAFAANAAALHTQLDMTGVIINMMV, via the coding sequence ATGATGGAAAATGTTCAGGCCTTGCAGGCCATCAGTTTTTCCCAGCAGGTCGCGGCCGACAACGTGGCCAACATGAACACGAACGGCTTTCGTTCCAGCCGGGTCGAATTCGAGACCGGCCCGAACGGCCAGGGCGTTCAGGTTCAGGATGTCTATGAAAACACCGCCGCCGGGCCGCTGGTGCCGGGCGGGGAGTACGTCGAGACCGACGAGGGGCTGCGCTACGAAGAGCTGCTGGTCGAAGGATCAAACACCGACCTGGCCACAGAAATGGTGCAGATGATTGAAAACGAACACGCCTTCGCCGCCAACGCGGCCGCCCTGCACACCCAACTGGACATGACCGGCGTGATCATCAACATGATGGTCTGA
- the nikR gene encoding nickel-responsive transcriptional regulator NikR, producing MGQTIRFGVSLDSDLLEKFDALCEERCYQTRSEAIRDLIRGTLVQKEWEDLNKEMVGTLTLVYDHHHSDLAQKMTEIQHSSLDVIVTSLHIHLDHHNCMEVLILRGPGQDIKATAERLISTKGVKHGKLNLATTGQDLT from the coding sequence ATGGGTCAGACTATTCGTTTTGGAGTGTCGCTCGACTCCGATCTACTGGAAAAATTTGACGCGCTGTGCGAGGAACGCTGCTATCAGACGCGCTCCGAGGCCATCCGCGACCTTATCCGAGGCACCCTGGTGCAGAAGGAATGGGAAGACCTGAACAAGGAGATGGTCGGCACCCTGACCCTGGTCTATGACCATCATCATTCCGACCTCGCGCAAAAGATGACCGAAATCCAGCATTCATCGCTGGATGTCATCGTAACGTCCCTGCACATCCATCTCGACCATCACAACTGCATGGAAGTGCTCATCCTGCGCGGCCCGGGCCAGGACATCAAAGCCACCGCGGAACGGCTCATCTCCACCAAGGGCGTGAAGCACGGCAAACTCAATCTGGCCACCACCGGCCAGGACCTGACCTGA